A region of Candidatus Cloacimonadota bacterium DNA encodes the following proteins:
- a CDS encoding SagB/ThcOx family dehydrogenase codes for MQEKTFYYLYHKARGASREQVMEAAKLSAEEYDQLEQSRGEDVRRIQQDLPRAAGIGPDFVRLTRYIYGGSSDQEQGKPCPEAVKARSGEVIQLPAVERIPAPEISLRQAISQRRSLRKYSDQPLSLEELSFMLWATSWARDFRSGKNIETTFRNVPSAGSRHPFECYLLVNNVSHLAAGLYWYHPLKHGLVSLEESDDIADHVLGGCMGQEMVVRSAVTFILCARPYRAVWRYQQRSYRYLYVDAGHWGQNIHLAAEAVGAGACMVGAFMDEKMNACLGLDGEEEFVIYVAPVGKK; via the coding sequence ATGCAAGAAAAGACATTTTACTACCTCTATCACAAAGCCCGCGGCGCGAGCCGGGAACAAGTGATGGAAGCCGCGAAACTGAGCGCGGAGGAATATGACCAGCTGGAACAGAGCCGCGGGGAAGACGTTCGCCGGATTCAACAAGACCTGCCCCGGGCTGCCGGCATCGGACCGGATTTCGTGCGCCTCACCCGCTACATCTATGGCGGCTCCAGCGACCAGGAGCAGGGCAAACCCTGTCCCGAAGCGGTGAAAGCCCGCTCCGGAGAGGTCATCCAACTTCCTGCCGTGGAAAGGATTCCGGCGCCGGAAATTTCACTGCGCCAGGCCATCAGCCAGCGCCGCAGCCTGCGCAAATACTCAGATCAGCCGCTGTCTTTGGAAGAGCTTTCCTTCATGCTTTGGGCGACCAGTTGGGCGCGCGATTTCCGTAGCGGCAAAAACATTGAGACCACTTTCCGCAACGTTCCCTCAGCCGGCAGCCGCCACCCCTTTGAATGCTATCTGCTGGTGAATAATGTGTCCCACCTCGCCGCCGGGCTCTACTGGTATCATCCTCTCAAACACGGTTTGGTCAGTCTGGAAGAGTCGGACGATATCGCGGATCACGTTTTGGGTGGCTGCATGGGACAGGAAATGGTGGTGCGCTCCGCCGTCACCTTCATCCTCTGCGCCCGGCCCTATCGCGCGGTCTGGCGTTATCAGCAGCGCTCCTACCGCTATCTGTATGTTGACGCCGGCCACTGGGGCCAAAACATCCATCTCGCCGCCGAGGCTGTAGGAGCCGGAGCCTGCATGGTCGGCGCCTTCATGGATGAAAAAATGAACGCCTGCCTGGGCTTGGACGGTGAAGAGGAATTTGTGATCTACGTCGCCCCCGTGGGAAAAAAGTGA
- a CDS encoding ATP-dependent 6-phosphofructokinase: MVVTGGGDCPGLNAVIRAIVKRAAFEPDWEILGSIDAFNGILLDPMQLMELTPKTVAGIHVQGGTIIGTTNRGGPFNWPVQNADGSWTTIDRGADLMERLRAQNISAVINIGGDGSQRISQGLFELGCPVIGVPKTIDNDLSDTDFTFGFQTAVDAATDAVDKLVTTAASHHRVLILEVMGRYAGWIAMHAAIAGGAEVCLIPEIDYDINSVMNALNRRFTAGKGFANIVIAEGAKPLGGTMSYTASEEPGAMPIRLGGAGLRLSQELKDAGCPIEIRETILGHLQRGGRPNSFDRVLASQFGVAAFEMVLQQKWGYMAAYRHPDIVAVPLAEAIKTYNHVDLKSGLVRTARGLGICLGD; the protein is encoded by the coding sequence CTGGTTGTAACCGGGGGCGGAGACTGCCCCGGTCTCAATGCCGTCATCCGCGCCATCGTGAAACGCGCCGCGTTTGAACCTGACTGGGAAATTCTGGGCAGCATCGACGCCTTCAACGGCATACTGCTCGACCCCATGCAACTGATGGAACTCACTCCCAAAACCGTGGCCGGAATCCACGTCCAGGGCGGCACCATCATCGGCACCACTAACCGCGGCGGGCCTTTCAACTGGCCCGTGCAGAACGCGGACGGTTCCTGGACCACGATCGACCGTGGCGCCGACCTTATGGAACGCCTCCGCGCCCAGAACATCAGCGCCGTCATCAACATCGGCGGAGACGGCTCCCAACGCATTTCACAGGGCTTGTTCGAACTCGGCTGTCCCGTGATCGGAGTACCCAAAACCATCGACAACGACCTCTCCGACACCGATTTCACCTTCGGCTTTCAGACCGCCGTCGATGCCGCCACTGATGCCGTGGACAAGCTGGTGACCACCGCCGCCAGCCATCACCGCGTTCTGATCCTGGAAGTGATGGGCCGCTACGCTGGCTGGATAGCGATGCACGCAGCCATCGCCGGCGGAGCAGAAGTCTGCCTCATCCCCGAGATCGATTATGACATCAATTCCGTGATGAACGCGCTCAACCGCCGCTTCACCGCAGGCAAAGGCTTTGCCAACATCGTGATCGCCGAGGGCGCCAAACCGCTGGGCGGAACGATGAGCTACACCGCCAGCGAGGAACCCGGCGCCATGCCCATCCGCCTGGGCGGAGCAGGGCTGCGTCTCTCCCAGGAACTCAAGGATGCCGGCTGTCCCATAGAGATTCGCGAAACCATCCTCGGCCACCTCCAGCGCGGCGGACGCCCCAATTCCTTCGACCGTGTGCTGGCCTCGCAATTCGGCGTGGCGGCCTTTGAAATGGTGCTGCAGCAAAAATGGGGTTACATGGCTGCCTACCGCCATCCGGATATCGTCGCTGTGCCTTTAGCCGAAGCCATCAAAACCTACAACCATGTTGATCTGAAATCAGGCCTGGTGCGAACTGCGCGCGGGCTGGGCATCTGTCTGGGCGACTGA
- a CDS encoding 1-deoxy-D-xylulose-5-phosphate reductoisomerase codes for MVGKLALLGATGSIGMSTLAVLREQAPRITLSLVSAHRDAQKLAAVCREFSVSTAILTGITESSEQSSLRQAYPDLKLFFGEEELLKALRNEDYDVALNAISGSAGLRASFAIAEKKARLALANKESLVMAGHLLMPLLRKNQVELLPVDSEHSAIFQAIGGHPFTEVRAIHITASGGSFRDLPLEDFVWVTPQQALKHPNWSMGAKVTLDSATMFNKALEVMEAHWLFGLPYERIKAVLHPQSVIHSLVEFVDGSILAQMSTPDMKLPILYALSWPQRWASRLVSTDLPSLSRLEFAPLAPERYPLFYLGLEVAKAGGILPTVLNSANEAALHLFLAGKITFPQIHAICAAAAEAWPNNPEPSLEEIIEANRAVYQGIIRSHA; via the coding sequence ATGGTAGGCAAACTTGCCTTGCTGGGTGCCACGGGCTCCATCGGCATGTCCACCCTGGCAGTTCTGCGCGAACAAGCTCCCCGAATCACTCTCAGCCTCGTTTCTGCCCACCGGGACGCGCAAAAACTCGCCGCTGTCTGCCGGGAATTTTCGGTTTCCACAGCAATTCTCACGGGAATAACAGAATCCTCAGAGCAATCTTCCCTGCGCCAAGCCTATCCCGATTTGAAACTGTTTTTTGGCGAGGAGGAACTGCTCAAGGCTTTGCGCAATGAGGATTATGACGTTGCCCTGAACGCCATCAGTGGATCAGCCGGCCTTCGCGCCAGCTTTGCCATCGCGGAGAAAAAAGCCCGGCTGGCCCTGGCCAACAAGGAATCACTGGTGATGGCGGGCCATTTGCTGATGCCGTTGCTCAGGAAGAACCAAGTGGAACTGCTGCCCGTGGACAGTGAACACAGCGCCATTTTCCAGGCCATCGGCGGGCACCCTTTCACCGAGGTCAGGGCCATCCATATCACCGCTTCCGGCGGCTCTTTCCGCGATTTGCCCCTTGAGGATTTTGTCTGGGTCACGCCCCAACAGGCTTTGAAGCATCCAAACTGGTCGATGGGCGCGAAAGTGACCCTTGACAGCGCCACAATGTTCAATAAAGCCCTGGAGGTGATGGAGGCCCACTGGCTTTTCGGGCTGCCTTATGAGCGGATCAAAGCAGTGCTGCATCCTCAGTCTGTGATCCATTCCCTGGTGGAATTCGTGGACGGCTCGATCCTGGCCCAGATGAGCACTCCAGACATGAAACTGCCCATACTTTACGCTCTGTCCTGGCCTCAGCGCTGGGCTTCGCGACTGGTTTCCACCGATTTGCCCAGCCTTTCCCGGTTGGAATTCGCGCCCCTGGCGCCGGAACGCTATCCTCTTTTTTATCTGGGACTTGAGGTCGCCAAAGCGGGAGGCATCCTGCCCACGGTGCTGAACAGCGCCAACGAGGCCGCCCTGCATTTGTTTCTGGCTGGGAAGATAACTTTTCCGCAAATTCACGCCATCTGCGCCGCCGCTGCGGAGGCCTGGCCGAACAACCCGGAACCCAGTCTGGAAGAGATCATCGAGGCCAACCGCGCAGTGTATCAGGGCATTATCAGATCCCATGCCTGA